One genomic segment of Synechocystis sp. LKSZ1 includes these proteins:
- a CDS encoding DUF1997 domain-containing protein — MHCSVTDLTPIDDVPVGPETETEDLRAGPIPFYTQFVGKMDMFAEREQVAAYLQAHQTWFHRCAQPMTVTPLGENGYILTVGQFGALGFEVEPKIAVVLEPPQADQYWMHTIPLPDPACQGYEVDYQAVMTLAEVAAPTFSPELNRFFQKHSLARPDRITRVEWQLQMTVAVQFPRYIYKLPLGLIQKTGDRLLTEIVRQVSPRLTYKVQQDFHRERGLPLPPKHSRSFQRVQGEGPDAEAPQVLD, encoded by the coding sequence ATGCACTGCTCTGTGACCGATCTCACCCCTATCGATGATGTCCCAGTTGGCCCTGAGACAGAGACTGAAGACCTCAGGGCCGGCCCGATCCCCTTTTACACCCAGTTTGTCGGCAAAATGGATATGTTTGCCGAGCGGGAGCAGGTGGCCGCCTACCTCCAGGCCCACCAAACTTGGTTTCATCGTTGTGCCCAGCCCATGACCGTGACACCCTTGGGGGAGAATGGCTACATTCTAACCGTTGGTCAGTTTGGGGCCCTGGGCTTTGAAGTGGAACCCAAAATTGCCGTTGTTTTAGAGCCTCCCCAGGCCGACCAGTACTGGATGCATACCATTCCCCTGCCCGACCCGGCCTGCCAAGGCTATGAGGTGGACTACCAAGCGGTGATGACCTTGGCAGAGGTAGCGGCCCCGACTTTTAGTCCGGAATTAAATCGTTTCTTTCAAAAACATAGCCTGGCCCGGCCCGACCGCATTACCCGCGTGGAATGGCAACTACAGATGACCGTAGCCGTCCAGTTTCCCAGGTATATTTATAAACTTCCCCTGGGCCTGATCCAAAAAACCGGCGACCGTCTCTTAACGGAAATCGTGCGCCAAGTATCTCCCCGCTTGACCTACAAAGTCCAGCAGGATTTTCACCGCGAACGTGGTTTGCCCCTTCCGCCTAAACACAGCCGTTCCTTTCAGCGAGTCCAGGGAGAAGGGCCGGATGCCGAAGCGCCCCAAGTCCTAGACTAG
- a CDS encoding DUF4079 domain-containing protein → MGLMDWLSLLHPFLAVGFVFPFLGIVLSRAWKTRERRLEVNAQQKSKIPPVVGQEHVQSGKVFAGSVVSLALVGLAYPIFDNIFSKNLWQSNSFQVIFIVLMFIFTIACLVLLYRAQPARWRAIFATLTGMGVVILGCQDGVFRRTNEWYWSHYYYGVTAALLMIFSLAIIADIYRDRSQKWRTAHVALNVFATLLFLGQGFTGSRDLLEIPLSWQKPYIYSCDYVNLTCPKP, encoded by the coding sequence ATGGGTTTAATGGATTGGTTGAGTTTATTGCATCCCTTCCTCGCGGTGGGATTTGTGTTTCCCTTTTTGGGAATTGTCTTAAGTCGGGCCTGGAAAACCCGAGAACGTCGCCTTGAAGTCAATGCCCAACAAAAAAGTAAAATTCCCCCTGTCGTCGGTCAGGAGCACGTCCAGTCGGGTAAGGTCTTTGCCGGCTCGGTGGTCAGCTTGGCCCTGGTGGGCTTGGCCTATCCCATTTTTGACAACATTTTTAGTAAAAATCTCTGGCAGAGCAATTCCTTTCAGGTGATTTTCATCGTACTGATGTTTATTTTCACCATTGCCTGCTTAGTTTTGCTCTACCGCGCTCAACCGGCCCGGTGGCGGGCCATTTTTGCTACCCTGACGGGCATGGGAGTTGTCATTTTAGGGTGTCAAGATGGTGTTTTTCGGCGTACCAACGAATGGTATTGGTCCCACTACTACTACGGTGTCACCGCCGCCCTACTGATGATTTTTTCCCTGGCGATCATTGCCGATATTTACCGCGATCGTTCGCAGAAATGGCGCACGGCCCATGTGGCCCTGAATGTTTTTGCCACCCTCCTCTTTTTAGGGCAAGGCTTTACCGGCTCCCGCGACCTACTGGAAATTCCTCTCTCCTGGCAAAAACCCTATATTTACAGCTGTGATTACGTCAATCTAACCTGTCCTAAACCCTAG
- a CDS encoding ATP-dependent helicase yields MTATDPIVSQLNRLRQSLRPGQKPLAEWSGGALAVAAVPGAGKSHSLSVAAALAIAQHRLHSQRQLVIVTYTRSAAAAIKFKIRQRLQELQLPSLGFMVLTIHGLALNIASRYPELSGLDLESKTLVTPHKSHRLVRTAVEHWIEQNPLAYRALLETAPFDGEETERLRRQSALRTEILPDLTTTVVHEAKSSGLSPQAIKQLSQIPPGSEALAYAAGLYEQYEYLMQRKNWIDYDDMILAALRVLDNPTLCQSWQEQIFAVFEDEAQDSSPLQEQLINRLALRADDSDAEANLIRVGDPNQAINSSFTPADPLYFNWFCDQCDQRHRLTTMDQAGRSHPLILEAANFVVDWVNQDWAQRQPALENDDHPLRLSVPFRAQKIRPVDADDPQPNPTQAGRGLELYQPQDVFQTVQLLGQRLRHLLGADPQRNAAILVRENRQGRFVAQQLQALLHSQAIRIYEVSETSRYTKIPEEMLKFLQFIERPHSPDYLKAVLEVLQERRLIPAQDLNALVTAPEQFLYPSPLAPPLPGPVQSAQRYCRTLLRAKLELPYYQLLVFLGMTLQYDGSALATLHKLSERIQSQLSQQGSLRQIVAILQEILASESFEGVEEDSEEIYTRPNQVTVITMHKAKGLDWDYVFVPFLHEDSLPGQLRVPAAARFLGDQTLAEVARAQIRTAIHYQHIHQHPLPQMPNGPKAWQEADRLKQAEEYRLLYVAITRAKRLLWLSAAHQAPFWGTFRGGKNQLQNKRPSRVFLALQHQFPASVVERA; encoded by the coding sequence GTGACTGCCACTGATCCTATCGTTTCCCAGTTAAACCGTCTGCGCCAATCCCTCCGGCCGGGTCAAAAGCCCTTAGCTGAGTGGAGTGGGGGCGCCTTAGCAGTGGCGGCTGTCCCTGGGGCCGGCAAATCCCACAGTCTTTCCGTGGCCGCCGCCCTGGCCATTGCCCAACATCGACTCCATTCCCAACGGCAGTTGGTGATCGTGACCTATACCCGTTCCGCCGCCGCCGCCATTAAGTTCAAAATTAGACAACGCCTACAGGAGTTGCAACTCCCCAGTCTAGGCTTTATGGTGCTAACAATCCATGGCTTAGCCCTCAATATTGCTAGTCGCTACCCGGAGCTATCGGGGCTGGATCTGGAGAGCAAAACCCTGGTTACTCCCCATAAGAGTCATCGCCTAGTGCGAACGGCAGTCGAGCATTGGATTGAGCAAAATCCTTTAGCTTACCGGGCCCTGCTGGAAACAGCCCCCTTTGATGGCGAAGAAACAGAGCGCTTGCGTCGCCAGTCGGCCCTGCGGACGGAAATCTTGCCCGATTTAACCACCACCGTGGTTCACGAAGCTAAAAGTTCGGGTCTCTCGCCCCAGGCCATTAAACAGTTGAGTCAGATTCCTCCAGGAAGTGAGGCCCTGGCCTACGCGGCGGGGCTGTATGAGCAGTACGAGTACTTGATGCAACGCAAGAACTGGATCGACTACGACGACATGATTTTGGCGGCCCTGCGGGTTTTGGACAACCCCACCCTCTGTCAGTCCTGGCAGGAACAGATTTTTGCTGTTTTTGAGGACGAGGCCCAGGATTCTAGTCCGCTCCAGGAGCAGTTAATTAACCGTCTGGCCCTGCGGGCCGATGACTCCGATGCGGAGGCCAACCTAATTCGGGTCGGAGACCCCAACCAGGCCATTAATTCCAGCTTTACCCCCGCCGATCCCCTCTATTTCAATTGGTTCTGTGACCAGTGCGACCAGCGCCACCGATTAACGACTATGGATCAAGCGGGTCGGAGTCATCCCTTGATCCTAGAAGCTGCTAATTTTGTGGTGGATTGGGTGAATCAGGATTGGGCCCAACGCCAACCGGCCCTGGAGAACGACGACCATCCTCTCCGCCTGAGCGTTCCTTTCCGAGCCCAAAAAATTCGTCCGGTGGATGCCGATGACCCTCAACCGAATCCAACCCAAGCAGGTCGAGGTCTGGAACTCTACCAGCCCCAGGATGTGTTTCAAACGGTGCAACTACTGGGCCAGCGGCTGAGGCATTTACTCGGTGCAGACCCCCAGCGCAATGCCGCCATTCTGGTGCGGGAAAACCGCCAGGGCCGCTTTGTGGCCCAACAACTCCAGGCCCTGCTCCACTCGCAGGCTATTCGCATCTATGAAGTTAGTGAAACCAGTCGTTACACCAAGATTCCCGAAGAGATGCTCAAATTTTTGCAATTCATTGAGCGTCCCCACTCTCCCGACTACCTCAAGGCTGTCCTTGAAGTCCTCCAGGAACGTCGCCTGATCCCGGCCCAGGATCTGAATGCTCTGGTTACAGCCCCCGAGCAATTTCTCTATCCCAGTCCTCTGGCCCCGCCCCTACCTGGCCCTGTGCAATCAGCCCAGCGCTATTGTCGTACCCTACTCCGGGCCAAGCTGGAATTACCCTATTACCAACTCCTGGTCTTTTTAGGCATGACCTTACAGTACGACGGCTCGGCCCTGGCCACTCTCCATAAACTTTCAGAACGAATCCAATCCCAACTGAGTCAACAGGGATCACTGCGACAAATTGTGGCTATTCTCCAGGAAATTTTGGCGTCGGAAAGCTTTGAAGGGGTAGAAGAAGACAGCGAAGAAATTTATACCCGTCCCAACCAAGTCACGGTGATCACCATGCACAAGGCCAAAGGCCTGGATTGGGACTACGTTTTTGTGCCCTTTCTCCACGAAGACAGCCTACCCGGTCAATTACGAGTGCCGGCCGCTGCTCGTTTTTTGGGTGACCAAACCCTCGCGGAGGTTGCCCGGGCCCAGATTCGCACTGCCATCCACTACCAGCATATCCATCAGCATCCCTTGCCTCAAATGCCCAATGGCCCGAAAGCCTGGCAAGAAGCCGACCGCCTTAAACAGGCCGAGGAATACCGTCTGCTCTACGTGGCCATAACCCGTGCTAAGCGCCTCCTTTGGCTCTCTGCAGCTCATCAGGCCCCCTTCTGGGGAACCTTCCGGGGAGGTAAAAACCAACTTCAAAATAAACGGCCCAGTCGTGTCTTTCTGGCCCTGCAACACCAATTCCCCGCCTCGGTGGTTGAAAGGGCCTAG
- a CDS encoding DUF4168 domain-containing protein, producing the protein MFKMMLARGLAAILCLSLGFSVQPAWSQPAMTLAQATTVSPQELQQMARIIKQLQVIERDTQQKMTQAVQSAGLTPEQFMQIAEQKDASGKNTQSVSAADEAKFKQALPNVQKALIDSQGQQEAILQKEGLSVDKFNSTMEILVKNPQLQQEVQKLLDK; encoded by the coding sequence ATGTTTAAAATGATGCTCGCCCGAGGTCTTGCCGCGATCCTTTGCCTAAGCCTCGGTTTTAGCGTTCAGCCGGCCTGGAGCCAACCCGCTATGACCCTTGCCCAGGCCACCACTGTGAGTCCCCAGGAATTACAACAAATGGCCCGTATTATCAAGCAACTCCAGGTTATTGAGCGGGATACCCAGCAAAAAATGACCCAGGCGGTGCAAAGTGCTGGGTTAACGCCAGAACAATTTATGCAGATTGCCGAGCAAAAGGATGCCAGTGGCAAAAATACCCAGTCGGTATCAGCGGCGGATGAGGCCAAATTCAAACAGGCCCTGCCCAATGTTCAAAAGGCTCTGATCGATTCCCAGGGCCAGCAAGAGGCAATCCTACAGAAGGAAGGTCTGAGCGTGGATAAATTTAACAGTACTATGGAAATACTGGTTAAAAACCCCCAATTACAACAGGAAGTCCAAAAACTCCTGGACAAATAG
- a CDS encoding DUF697 domain-containing protein — protein MGLCVLLLAWDGLQHQWLVLGQWGLGGLSLLGLLAWQLKGLPQKSALSPRPALTAAMVQETQLQTQKFLQQVAQEIGDETLTDLKQRLVVIAEDSPRSLRFIIAGAKRTGKTRLLSLLTAQAWLLDYPPQWYEQSFEQPESGLETELARLQTADLILWVVNGDLGDQQWQALQHLQCQYHRLLLVFNKQDQYPEADRSEILLQLQQQCRAWLSTDDIIVTASAPQAITVRRYLMDGSITESQEFPPPQVDPLVERLQQILTTESATLRLAQQWRAYQALQSGAQERLNQARREKALPLIEQYQWLAGGTALVNPVASIDLLATLAINAQMVLDLGKLYQQRLSLAQAQTIAATLGEVLLKLGLAELSSQAIAALLKSQPLTYVAGGALQGLSASYLTRIAGLSLVEYFQAQPFTSSAPLNPERLQQAVEKVFAQTQRLGNLQAFIQGSWMRLQQALSPAP, from the coding sequence TTGGGCCTCTGTGTCTTGCTACTGGCCTGGGATGGACTCCAGCATCAATGGCTGGTATTGGGCCAATGGGGGCTGGGGGGCCTGTCTTTGTTGGGACTACTGGCCTGGCAACTCAAAGGTCTTCCCCAAAAATCAGCGCTGTCTCCCCGACCAGCCCTGACTGCCGCGATGGTGCAGGAAACGCAACTGCAAACCCAAAAGTTTCTCCAGCAGGTGGCCCAGGAAATTGGCGATGAGACCCTCACGGATTTAAAGCAACGTCTAGTGGTCATCGCTGAGGATTCCCCCCGTTCCCTCCGCTTCATCATTGCCGGTGCTAAACGGACGGGCAAAACCCGTCTCTTATCCCTACTGACCGCCCAGGCCTGGCTCCTCGACTATCCCCCCCAATGGTATGAGCAATCCTTTGAACAACCAGAGTCGGGCCTAGAAACCGAGTTGGCTCGCCTTCAAACGGCGGATCTCATCCTCTGGGTAGTTAATGGTGATCTCGGCGACCAGCAATGGCAGGCCCTACAGCATCTCCAGTGCCAATATCATCGCCTCCTGCTCGTCTTCAATAAACAAGACCAATATCCAGAGGCAGATCGCTCAGAAATTTTGCTCCAACTCCAACAGCAGTGTCGGGCCTGGCTCAGTACCGATGACATTATTGTAACGGCGAGCGCCCCCCAAGCCATTACCGTTCGCCGTTATTTGATGGATGGCAGTATCACCGAAAGCCAGGAATTCCCTCCCCCCCAAGTGGATCCCTTGGTGGAACGTCTCCAGCAAATTTTGACCACGGAATCGGCAACCTTACGCTTAGCCCAGCAATGGCGAGCATACCAGGCCCTCCAGTCAGGCGCCCAGGAACGGCTCAACCAGGCCCGACGGGAAAAGGCCCTGCCCCTGATCGAACAATACCAATGGTTGGCGGGGGGAACGGCCTTGGTCAACCCCGTGGCCAGTATCGATCTGTTGGCTACTCTAGCTATCAATGCCCAAATGGTGTTGGATCTCGGTAAACTCTATCAGCAACGTCTTTCCCTAGCCCAGGCCCAGACCATTGCCGCAACCCTGGGGGAAGTCCTGCTAAAGCTTGGCCTCGCGGAACTCTCGAGCCAGGCCATTGCCGCCCTGCTGAAAAGCCAACCCCTGACCTACGTCGCCGGAGGGGCCCTCCAAGGCCTGAGCGCCAGTTATTTGACTCGGATCGCCGGTCTTAGTTTGGTGGAATATTTCCAGGCCCAGCCTTTTACCTCTTCTGCTCCCCTTAATCCAGAACGACTCCAGCAAGCGGTTGAAAAGGTGTTTGCTCAGACCCAACGCCTTGGCAACCTCCAAGCCTTTATTCAAGGTAGCTGGATGCGCCTCCAGCAGGCTCTCAGCCCAGCTCCCTAA
- a CDS encoding glucose-1-phosphate adenylyltransferase — translation MKRVLAIILGGGAGTRLYPLTKLRAKPAVPLAGKYRLIDIPVSNCINSEIVKIYVLTQFNSASLNRHLARTYNFSGFQEGFVEVLAAQQTADNPKWFQGTADAVRQYLWLFREWDVDEYLILSGDHLYRMDYSKFVQRHRDTNADITLSVVPVDAKKAPELGLMKIDEKGRVVDFSEKPKGDALQQMQVDTTLLGLTPDKAKDNPFIASMGIYVFKKSVLENLLKHHDSATDFGKEIIPASAQDHNLQAYLFDGYWEDIGTIEAFFDANLALTKQPCPPFSFYDETAPIYTRGRYLPPTKMLNCNITESMIGEGCILKECRIHHSVIGVRSRIEAGCTVEDALVMGSDFYESLPERAANVDSGEVPVGIGAGTTIRRAIIDKNARIGKNVTIINKERIEEANREEFGFYIRSGIVVVIKNVSIPDGTVI, via the coding sequence GTGAAACGAGTTTTAGCTATCATTCTTGGCGGTGGCGCGGGTACCCGTCTCTATCCTTTAACAAAACTCAGAGCGAAACCTGCTGTCCCCCTTGCCGGCAAATATCGGCTGATTGATATTCCGGTGAGCAATTGCATTAATTCCGAAATTGTCAAAATTTATGTCCTAACCCAGTTTAATTCGGCCTCCCTCAATCGACACCTGGCCCGTACCTATAACTTTTCTGGCTTCCAGGAAGGCTTTGTCGAAGTGCTAGCGGCCCAGCAAACCGCCGATAATCCCAAGTGGTTTCAAGGTACTGCCGATGCCGTCCGTCAGTATCTTTGGCTGTTCCGGGAGTGGGACGTTGATGAATACCTGATCCTATCGGGAGACCACCTCTACCGGATGGACTATAGCAAGTTTGTCCAGAGGCATCGGGACACTAACGCTGACATCACCCTCTCCGTGGTTCCCGTCGATGCCAAAAAAGCACCAGAACTCGGCTTGATGAAAATTGACGAGAAGGGGCGGGTTGTTGATTTTTCGGAAAAACCTAAAGGAGACGCTCTCCAGCAGATGCAGGTGGATACGACGCTTCTGGGCCTTACTCCCGACAAGGCTAAAGATAATCCTTTTATTGCCTCCATGGGCATCTATGTTTTTAAAAAATCTGTTCTAGAAAATCTACTCAAGCACCACGACTCGGCGACTGACTTTGGCAAGGAAATTATTCCGGCTTCTGCCCAGGATCATAATCTCCAGGCCTATCTCTTCGATGGCTACTGGGAAGATATTGGGACGATCGAGGCCTTTTTTGATGCTAATTTAGCCCTGACCAAGCAACCCTGTCCCCCCTTCAGTTTCTACGATGAAACGGCCCCCATTTACACTCGGGGACGCTACCTGCCACCCACGAAGATGCTGAATTGCAATATTACCGAATCCATGATTGGCGAGGGCTGTATTCTCAAGGAATGCCGGATTCACCATTCTGTGATTGGGGTTCGCAGTCGCATTGAAGCCGGTTGCACCGTCGAAGATGCGCTGGTCATGGGGTCAGATTTCTACGAATCCTTGCCGGAACGGGCCGCTAACGTCGATTCGGGGGAAGTGCCTGTGGGCATTGGGGCTGGGACGACCATCCGCCGAGCCATAATTGATAAAAATGCACGCATTGGCAAAAACGTTACCATCATTAATAAAGAAAGGATTGAAGAAGCCAATCGGGAAGAATTCGGCTTTTATATTCGCAGTGGCATCGTTGTTGTCATCAAGAATGTGAGCATCCCCGATGGGACGGTTATTTAA
- a CDS encoding collagen-like protein has translation MRFLGSSSLLFFLFCLPLPAIAAKKLPPASQCFVLAQTGVLQPFGTAGSTGTSGQNGQAGSPAENVTIFADGTPLTLNLSGRDGENGRNGGDAKAPDCGQQPEQVTQDLQAADGGNGGNGGNGGDGGNAGSITIYTTNFDNLRQVFVSAAGGKGGQPGEGGGGSPGCNCSRPYWTVERCFGRPGDPDYRCSTQEFRCRSGRNGLNGNRGLSGRDGLVGKLTLLNLNKPLEADRPTATVTMAALKDQGFTLSKNQWETRQGAKALLAPGSVVEDEYLVLTERIERPFLLIWNAPQPFKAFADQNVTLSLNDQKDVQATFPGDVWLEGTAQKRGNVTEFVVYNALRSGEATQLGDLVLMGNGQGLKLFLVDQADRSNLVATKFKLKYKVTDEDPRFRPPSVYTTQYTGDIPDNLVVVNGNQITLNIGQLPIPAEYLKPGVGVEVELTATRSFSNYTAQQELVIQDVLRSSSLVTPPTRQ, from the coding sequence ATGCGCTTTTTGGGTTCCTCTTCCCTTCTTTTCTTCCTGTTCTGCCTACCCCTACCAGCCATCGCAGCAAAGAAGCTTCCCCCAGCTTCTCAGTGCTTTGTTCTAGCTCAGACGGGAGTTCTTCAACCTTTTGGAACAGCGGGCAGCACGGGAACGTCGGGCCAAAATGGCCAGGCTGGCAGTCCAGCGGAGAATGTAACCATTTTTGCTGATGGCACTCCCCTCACCCTCAACTTGTCTGGCCGAGATGGAGAAAATGGTCGAAATGGTGGTGATGCGAAGGCCCCTGACTGCGGCCAACAGCCGGAACAAGTCACCCAAGATCTCCAGGCCGCCGACGGTGGTAACGGCGGCAACGGCGGCAACGGTGGGGATGGCGGTAATGCCGGCTCGATCACGATTTACACAACGAATTTTGATAATCTACGCCAGGTTTTTGTCAGTGCGGCCGGTGGCAAGGGGGGCCAACCCGGAGAAGGTGGGGGCGGAAGTCCCGGCTGTAATTGCTCTCGCCCTTACTGGACTGTTGAACGCTGTTTTGGCCGGCCTGGAGATCCGGATTATCGTTGCAGTACCCAAGAATTTCGCTGTCGCAGTGGCCGCAATGGCTTGAACGGGAATCGGGGCCTGTCTGGCCGAGACGGCCTAGTTGGTAAGCTCACACTCCTCAATCTGAACAAACCCCTTGAGGCAGACCGTCCAACGGCCACCGTAACGATGGCAGCGCTCAAAGACCAGGGCTTTACTCTGTCTAAAAATCAATGGGAAACCCGCCAAGGAGCCAAGGCCTTATTGGCCCCCGGTTCAGTGGTCGAAGATGAGTATCTAGTGCTCACGGAGCGCATCGAGCGTCCTTTCCTATTGATCTGGAATGCCCCACAACCTTTTAAAGCGTTTGCAGATCAGAATGTCACCCTGTCTCTTAATGATCAAAAGGACGTACAAGCTACGTTTCCTGGCGATGTTTGGCTAGAGGGCACCGCTCAAAAACGAGGTAATGTCACTGAGTTTGTCGTCTACAATGCCCTCCGCTCGGGAGAAGCAACCCAACTGGGGGATCTGGTTTTGATGGGCAATGGCCAGGGTCTAAAACTCTTCTTGGTGGATCAGGCTGACCGTTCCAACCTGGTGGCCACTAAATTCAAGCTCAAGTATAAGGTAACGGATGAAGATCCCCGTTTCCGGCCCCCTAGTGTCTACACCACCCAGTACACAGGCGATATTCCTGATAATCTAGTCGTCGTCAATGGCAACCAGATTACCCTCAATATTGGCCAATTACCCATCCCCGCCGAATACCTGAAACCGGGAGTCGGGGTGGAAGTGGAACTAACCGCCACCCGCTCCTTCTCTAACTACACGGCCCAGCAAGAGCTGGTTATCCAAGATGTGCTCCGCAGTTCTAGCCTGGTCACTCCACCGACAAGACAATAG
- the acsF gene encoding magnesium-protoporphyrin IX monomethyl ester (oxidative) cyclase, which produces MVNTLQKPEYDEIRPGIKVPAKETILTPRFYTTDFEEMAKMDISANEEELQAILEEFRTDYNRHHFVRDESFQQSWDHIDGEKRRLFIEFLERSCTAEFSGFLLYKELGRRLKDRSPVLAECFNLMSRDEARHAGFLNKAMSDFNLSLDLGFLTKSRNYTFFKPKFIFYATYLSEKIGYWRYITIYRHLEQHPEDQIYPIFKFFENWCQDENRHGDFFDAIMKAQPNTLNDWRARLWCRFFLLSVFATMYLNDTQRADFYACLGLEARSYDKEVIEKTNETAGRVFPIILDVNNPEFYDRLEICVSNNEQLRAIDASDAPAILKGLRKLPIFLSNGWQFLKLYLMKPIPVEQLVGTVR; this is translated from the coding sequence ATGGTTAACACCCTGCAAAAGCCTGAATACGATGAAATTCGTCCTGGCATCAAGGTTCCGGCAAAGGAAACAATTTTAACGCCCCGTTTTTACACAACGGATTTTGAAGAGATGGCCAAGATGGACATCTCCGCTAATGAAGAAGAATTACAGGCGATCCTTGAGGAATTTCGGACGGACTATAACCGTCATCACTTTGTCCGGGATGAGTCCTTCCAGCAATCCTGGGATCATATTGATGGTGAAAAACGGCGCTTGTTTATTGAATTTTTAGAGCGCTCCTGCACAGCGGAGTTTTCGGGCTTTCTGCTTTACAAAGAGTTGGGTCGGCGTTTAAAAGACCGGAGTCCTGTCCTGGCAGAGTGTTTTAACCTCATGTCCCGCGATGAAGCTCGCCATGCCGGTTTCCTCAACAAGGCTATGTCAGATTTTAATCTGTCCCTAGACCTGGGATTTCTGACCAAGAGCCGCAACTATACTTTCTTCAAACCCAAATTTATTTTCTACGCCACCTACCTATCGGAAAAAATTGGTTACTGGCGCTATATCACCATCTATCGTCACCTCGAACAGCATCCCGAAGACCAGATTTATCCCATCTTCAAGTTTTTTGAAAACTGGTGCCAAGACGAAAATCGTCATGGAGATTTCTTTGATGCGATCATGAAGGCCCAACCCAATACCCTCAACGATTGGCGGGCCCGGCTTTGGTGTCGTTTCTTCCTCCTGTCTGTCTTCGCCACCATGTATCTCAACGATACCCAGCGGGCAGATTTCTACGCTTGTCTTGGCTTAGAGGCCCGGAGTTATGACAAGGAAGTCATTGAAAAAACCAACGAAACGGCAGGTCGTGTCTTCCCGATCATTCTCGATGTCAATAATCCTGAGTTTTATGACCGTCTAGAAATCTGCGTTAGCAATAACGAACAATTGCGGGCCATTGATGCCTCGGATGCTCCCGCTATCCTTAAGGGCCTGCGGAAACTGCCCATCTTTCTGTCTAATGGTTGGCAATTCCTAAAACTCTATCTCATGAAACCCATTCCCGTAGAACAACTAGTTGGAACTGTTCGCTAG